From Ailuropoda melanoleuca isolate Jingjing chromosome 8, ASM200744v2, whole genome shotgun sequence, a single genomic window includes:
- the CRABP2 gene encoding cellular retinoic acid-binding protein 2 isoform X1 produces the protein MPNFSGNWKIIRSENFEDLLKVLGVNVMLRKIAVAAASKPAVEIKQEGDTFYIKTSTTVRTTEIHFKIGEEFEEQTVDGRPCKSLVKWESENKMVCEQRLLKGEGPKTSWTRELTNDGELVLTMTADDIVCTRVYVRE, from the exons ATGCCCAACTTCTCCGGCAACTGGAAGATCATCCGATCGGAAAACTTTGAGGATTTGCTCAAAGTGCTGG GGGTGAATGTGATGCTGAGGAAGATAGCCGTGGCTGCAGCGTCCAAGCCGGCGGTGGAGATCAAACAGGAGGGAGACACTTTCTACATCAAGACGTCCACAACGGTGCGCACCACAGAAATCCACTTCAAGATCGGGGAAGAGTTCGAGGAGCAGACTGTGGACGGGAGGCCCTGTAAG AGCCTGGTGAAATGGGAGAGCGAGAACAAAATGGTCTGCGAGCAGAGGCTTCTGAAGGGAGAAGGCCCCAAGACCTCCTGGACCAGGGAGCTGACCAATGACGGGGAGCTGGTCCTG ACCATGACGGCGGATGATATCGTGTGCACCAGGGTCTATGTCCGAGAGTGA
- the CRABP2 gene encoding cellular retinoic acid-binding protein 2 isoform X2, whose amino-acid sequence MPNFSGNWKIIRSENFEDLLKVLGVNVMLRKIAVAAASKPAVEIKQEGDTFYIKTSTTVRTTEIHFKIGEEFEEQTVDGRPCKSLVKWESENKMVCEQRLLKGEGPKTSWTRELTNDGELVLGLWGPAPACQS is encoded by the exons ATGCCCAACTTCTCCGGCAACTGGAAGATCATCCGATCGGAAAACTTTGAGGATTTGCTCAAAGTGCTGG GGGTGAATGTGATGCTGAGGAAGATAGCCGTGGCTGCAGCGTCCAAGCCGGCGGTGGAGATCAAACAGGAGGGAGACACTTTCTACATCAAGACGTCCACAACGGTGCGCACCACAGAAATCCACTTCAAGATCGGGGAAGAGTTCGAGGAGCAGACTGTGGACGGGAGGCCCTGTAAG AGCCTGGTGAAATGGGAGAGCGAGAACAAAATGGTCTGCGAGCAGAGGCTTCTGAAGGGAGAAGGCCCCAAGACCTCCTGGACCAGGGAGCTGACCAATGACGGGGAGCTGGTCCTG GGTCTATGGGGACCAGCTCCTGCCTGCCAGTCCTGA